The Entelurus aequoreus isolate RoL-2023_Sb linkage group LG04, RoL_Eaeq_v1.1, whole genome shotgun sequence nucleotide sequence ATATAGTTCTTTGATTATTGAAGTTATTGACACAAATGACAACGCTCCTGTGATTAATTTAAACTCACTGTCTAATCCAATACCAGAGAATGTGTCACCTGGTACAGAGGTGGGCATCATTAATGTTCAGGACAGAGACTCTGAGATGAATGGACAGATCCACAGCTCTATTCAGCAAAATGTTCCCTTTAAGTTAGTTCCTTCTATTAAAAACTATTATCATCTTGTGACTACTGGACAACTGGACCGTGAACTAGTGTCTGATTACAACATTACAATCAGTGCCACTGACGAGGGCTCTCCTCCTCTGTCCTCCTCTAAAAGGCTTCACCTGACTGTAGCAGACATCAATGACAACCCACCTGTGTTTGAGGAACAGTCCTACAGCGCATATGTGAGTGAAAATAACAAAGCTGGCTCCACTTTATGTTCTGTTAGTGCTCGAGACCCCGACTGGAGACAGAACGGTACCGTGATTTATTCTCTGTTAGCCGCTGAGGTGAACGGTGCCCCGGTGTCCTCCTATGTGTCTGTTAACGGAGACACAGGTGTGATCCACGCTGTCAGGTCATTTGATTATGAACACTTGAGGAGTTTTAAAGTCCACGTCATGGCCAGAGACAACGGTTCTCCTCCACTGAGCAGCAACGTGAGTGTCAGTGTGTTCATATCGGATGTGAATGACAACTCTCCTCAGATACTGTACCCCTCCCCAGAGGGTAACTCCTTCATGACCGAGCTGGTCCCCAAAGCTGCACATGGAGGCTCTGTGGTGTCCAAAGTGATAGCGGTGGACGCAGACTCCGGACAGAACGCCTGGCTGTCCTATCATATAGTCAAGTCCACTGATCCGGGACTTTTCACCATTGGTCTCCACAGTGGAGAGATCAGGACCCAGCGGGACATTTCTGAATCTGACAGCATGAAACAGaacctgattgtggcagtgaaaGATAACGGACAGCCCCCTCTCTCTGCCACCTGCtccatgtatttacttatttctgACAACTTGGCTGAGGTGCCAGAACTGAAGGACATTTCTTATGAGGAGAATAATTCCAAGCTGACGTCTTATCTGATCATCTCCCTGGTGTCTGTGTCCACCTTCTTTCTGACCTTCATCATCATCGTCCTGGGTGTGAGGTTTTGTCGCAGGAGAAAGCCCAGACTGTTGTTTGATGGAGCAGTTGCCATCCCCAGCGCGTATCTGCCTCCTAATTACGCAGATGTTGACGGCACAGGAACTTTACGCAGCACCTACAACTATGACGCCTACTTGACAACAGGTTCTAGAACCAGTGACTTTAAGTTTGTGTCTTCTTACAATGACAACACGCTGCCTGCTGACCAGACTCTGAGGAAAAGTCCTTCTGACTTCGATGATGACCTTCATGACTCGTTTGATCCTTTGGAGGTAGGTAcctttatcatccatccatccatccatccatttttctaccgctttttcccttcgggtcgcgggaggcactggagtctatctcagctacaatcgggcggaaggctgggttcaccctggacaagtcgccacctcatcgcagggctaacacagatagacagacaacattcacactcacatttcttTATCAATATGAATTAAATTGTGCTGAATAAGCTAAAACCTgccattttaaaaacaaaaaaatatatataatcattTGTTGCGCTATTCTTTATGAAGTAGAAATGCTTTCTCAATTTGAatattaatttgaatattgcaaTTGTTCTGCTGACGATATTTGTGTTTTTTATACTTGCTTTACTATACAGCTATGACAAAATAGTAGTTTTGTATCCCATGTATTTATTGGGCTTCCTTGTTTTGATTATACCTAAATTCAATGTAATTAATGGTTGTATTTTTTAAGCTATTTGTGTGCATGAACATTCATATGCAGGTAAATACTTTATTATTGACTACTAatgtatagaaaatgactatcccGCTGTCATATTTCTTTCTTAGCATATTTTGGGCAGATGTACAATACATAAAGGTTGTTGCTTTGTTCCTTTTAATCACTAATAGTAATGAAACATATGGTCACTACATCCAATTGAattgaaaatagagaaaaacCTTGGGTCCACCATTCAGACAATAGTTTCCACTCTTCTGGAAatagtatatacatgcatattgtTGAATTGTGTCCATGGCAAATGTTGGTTCATTCAGTAGTTTTTGAGGTTAGCGGTCACTGATATTAAGTTTGATAGTATGTTGGCTCACTATCTCGATTGTCTGAATCCTAAGCTCAGACTTCCTCATTATTTCTACACTTAACTCATACAAAAATGCCTTATGGTTCATGCTTCACTGGCACAAAGTCATGTTTTAACAGCTCAGGGTCttcattattttcattattacttATACCGCTTATTCTCATTAGGGTCACAGTTAAGCTAGAGTCTATCCCAGATGGCTTTATGCAAGAAGAGAGGTACACATTGGATTGGTCTCCAGCCAATGGCaggacacacaaagacaaagagcaTATTTTGGTAAATTAAGAGCTAGAAACCAGAGCACCTGTACAAAACCCATGCATGAGGAGATGTAAATTCCAAATAGAAATGCCCACACTGGGTGTTAAATGCTCAAACCCCTGACTCTAAAGCTAAAAGGCAACCCACTCTCCCATCAAGAGGCCAAGTACAGGgccttcgtttaaaaaaaaaaaaaagcattgtttTGTAATATTTCCTGATTTCTTATAGgtagaaaaacatgtaaaaattatacaaaaaatagGGTCAAGTTTAAACTTCAGTcgaaaaattatgattttttttttttttcaaagattgTTTTGTGCTTTGAAAGACTCAAGTCTATTTACAGTGCATAGGTTATATCTGCTTTCCAATCCATTAAAAAAGCATGTATCTAAATTTACCAAGTGAAAATCACAAGGCATCACGTTGtaactttatttttattcatattacTTTGTGGCTAAGTGAAAACACTTGGAAATGTGTTGAGAATTGCTGGAGCTACAGGTGGCTATTGTTACAAACTAAGGGAGAAAGGCTCGAAGCGATGAATTGTGTGATAcataaataattgaaaatgtgcagTTTGAATTGCTCATTTACAAGTTCAATAAGTGTCTTCTCTTTATTATCTGCGTTGCTGGCTTTGAACACATTATGAACATTTAACGAGCACATAAAAGCACATATCTCTGTCCATTGTGCTGAACTCAATATTGTCTGACTTTTCTCTGCTGATTCTTATGTATTTTTACCCAATTTCTCTATTGTAAAACTTTGGATGTGTGTTGCAGTAACCTTTATTATTTGTTAACATATAAATGTTGATATTGTAGAATGCTTACAATTGCTTTAAAAACTGCACAATTTCCCAAATGAACAGTCATGCAAAACATACGTACCACTGATGTGGGGTTGTGACAATTTTATGGAGAATCTTATCAACACAACTAAATGCTATGTCAACTATTGCACTCTAGGGGTCAGTATGCACTCATGAACAAATGTTATTTTCCCATCCATATATAGCAGCACACGTACCATATTTTAGTATTATTTAGCTCTGGCTGAGACGCTTGTTAACATGACGGTGATGCAAAAATCTGTGGATATTTGAGGATATTATAACCATATTGTTTTAGATTTTGATTCATCCATTTTTTGATGCAATGGAGAACAAAAGATTTGCATCCAATGGCTACTGCCTCGCCTTTCTTTTCCTTTTCCTCAACACCATCAATGGAGACGTGAGCTACTCTATCCCAGAGGAGATGAAACGTGGATCTGTAATTGGGAATATCGCCAAGGATTTGGGACTTGATTTGGGCCAGTTATCTGCTCGTAAAGCACGCATTGATCCTGAGGATGACAACGTTCAGCACTGCGGCATCAACCTCAACACTGGTGACTTGGTTGTTCAGGAGAGGATTGACAGAGAAGGGCTTTGTGACAAAAAGGCTTCATGTGTTCTAAAACAAGAACTTGTGCTGGAAAATCCATTAGAGCTGCAGCGTATTAATATTCGTGTTGTAGATATTAATGATAATTCACCACAGTTCAATGAGGATTCACTCAAATTTGAAATCGGAGAATCAGCAGACAAAGGTGCTCGTTTTCTTCTTGGGGAAGCACAGGATGGAGACATTGGTGAAAATGCTGTTCAAAGCTACACTTTGCAGCAGAATGATCATTTCAAATTAAATGTAAACACTAAACCAGGTGGACGGAAGTACTGTGAATTGGTCTTAGACAAAGAATTAGATAGAGAAGATGAAAAAGACATCACGCTCTCTCTGACTGCATATGATGGCGGCTCTCCTCAGAGATCAGGTACAGTAGTCATACATGTCACTGTGCTGGATGCTAATGATAATGTACCAGTGTTTAGTCAGACAGTCTATAAAGCCAGTCTGCCTGAAAACTCTCCTCTTGATACATTGGTGATCACAGTGAGTGCAAGTGATGCAGATGAAGGATTGAATAGTGAAATTACATATGCATTTGATCATGTTTCTGATGACAAAAGACATGCATTTACATTGCATCCCAAAACTGGAGATGTTAGAGTTGCTGGTGTTGTTGATTATGAGAAAATGTCATCATATGAAATGCAAATAAGCGCTAAAGATGGTCTTGGATTAGTGTCTTATTCAACATTAATTATTGATCTTATTGACGTAAATGACAACGCTCCTTTGATTAATATAAAGTCACTGTCTAATCCAGTACCAGAGAATGTGTCACCTGGTACAGAGGTGGGCATCATTAATGTTCAGGACAGAGACTCTGAGCAGAATGGACAAGTCCGCTGCTCCGTTCAAGAAAATGTACCCTTCAAGTTAGTTCCTTCTGTTAAAAACTATTATTCTCTGGTGACTACTGGACAACTGGACCGTGAACTAGCGTCTGATTACAACATTACAATCAGTGCCACTGACGAGGGCTCTCCTCCTCTATCCTCCTCTAAAAGTCTTCACTTATCTGTAGCAGACATCAACGACAACCCACCTGTGTTTGAGGAACAGTCCTACAGTGCATATGTGAGTGAAAATAACAAAGCTGGATCCACTTTATGTTCCGTTAGTGCTCAAGACCCCGACTGGAGACAGAATGGTACCGTGATTTATTCACTGTTAGCCGCTGATGTGAACGGTGCCTCGGTGTCCTCCTATGTGTCTGTTAACGGAGACACAGGTGTGATCCACGCTGTCAGGTCATTTGATTATGAACACTTGAGGAGTTTTAAAGTCCACGTCATGGCCAGAGACAACGGTTCTCCTCCACTGAGCAGCAACGTGAGCGTCAGTGTGTTCATATCGGATGTGAATGACAACTCTCCTCAGATACTGTACCCCTCCCCAGAGGGTAACTCCTTCATGACCGAGCTGGTCCCCAAAGCTGCACACGGAGGCTCTGTGGTGTCCAAAGTGATAGCGGTGGATGCAGACTCCGGACAGAACGCCTGGCTGTCCTATCATATAGTCAAGTCCACTGATCCAGGACTTTTCACCATTGGTCTCCACAGTGGCGAGATCAGGACCCAGCGGGACATTTCTGAATCTGACAGCATGAAACAGaacctgattgtggcagtgaaaGATAACGGACAGCCCCCTCTCTCTGCCACCTGCtccatgtatttacttatttctgATAACTTGGCTGAGGTGCCAGAACTGAAGGACATTTCTTATGAGGAGAAGAATTCCAAACTGACGTCTTATCTGATCATCGCGCTGGTGTCTGTGTCCACCTTCTTTCTGACCTTCATCATCATCGTCCTGGGTGTGAGGTTTTGTCGCAGGAGAAAGCCCAGACTGTTGTTTGATGGAGCAGTTGCCATCCCCAGCGCGTATCTGCCTCCTAATTACGCAGATGTTGATGGCACAGGAACTTTACGCAGCACCTACAACTATGACGCCTACTTGACAACAGGTTCTAGAACCAGTGACTTCAAGTTTGTGTCTTCTTACAATGACAACACGCTGCCTGCTGACCAGACTCTGAGGAAAATTCCTTCTGACTTTGATGATGAACTTCATGACTCTTTTGATCCTTTGGAGGTAGGAACCTTTATCATTATAAACCATTATTGTGCAGGATACGCTTAAACCTGTCAtttcaaaaacaaacattaatgtAATTGAGCCATTTCTCAACAGTTCAAAATATTTTCTCAATTTGAATGTTGATTTTAATCTTGCAGTTATTCTGCTGAATATATTTGTGTTTCTTTAGATCTGCTTTCCAATTTAGCCACGACAAGATAGGAGTTTGTTGTCCCATTTTTTAGTGTGCTTCCCTGTTGTGATCCAACACAGGTTCAGTGTCAGCAGTGGTTATATTTATTAAGCTATTTTTGTGCTTGAACATTCCTATTCATATAAGTACATTTTCATTGACTGCTGTTGTTCAATATTTTAATATGCATCCAAAGTAATCAGTGACACTTATAAACTGTTAGAAATAATTTACTTTCCCAGCTGTCATATTTCTTACTTAGCATTTTTGGGACAGGTGTAAAATAGTTGCATTGATTAAGGCTGTTGTGTTTTCTTTATGATTGCTAATAGTATTCAAACATATGGTCATTACATCCAAAGGAagtaaaaacagaaaaaaaaaccttGGGTCCAATTTGCAGCAAATAGTTTGCTTCTTCTGAAAATATGTAATACCATCGATTAATTGTTGATGCTTTAAGATTGTTTTGTGCTTTAAAAGACTGTAATCTATTTACAGGATGTAGGTTACTATATGTCTGCTTTAGCAACTCAGCATGAGAAACCAGATATCTATATGAGCAAGTGTAAACCACAAAGCATCatgttttaactttattttattggttttacaaacgtttgtacttTGTGTCTAAGTGAAAACACTGGGAAATGTATTGAGAAATAGTGCCGGTGCTACAGAGGGTTAGTGATATGAACTTATTATTtatcaaataaacacaaaatgtaatgaaataaaacatatacctaaaataaaataatcaaattaTATAAGATTAAATagaatttatataataaaataaaaaaaatctttataATTACATACAATGTTATAAAATACAACAATGAAATAGTAAAATCTAACAAAatattgttatatttattatttatcatttaactgAGGGAGGAGGACTAAATTTGATTTATTGTGTGATATATTTTACAGAAACATGCGGTTGGAAGTGTTTATTTAACAGTGCAAGAAGTACAGTATATTCTCTTTATGATCTGGTTTGCTGGCTTTGAACACCATCTTGAAGTTTTAAGTAGTCACTGAACGCACAAACTGTATCTCTGTTCATAGTGCTGAAGTCATTTTCGCACTTTTCTTTGCTGATTATTATCTATTTTTAACCAACTTATCTAttggaaaatatatataaacttcCTACGATTTTGCATTTGTGTTGcagtatcatttatcattttaaacatatttatggTGTTAGTGTGTTATTTGAATATGCTTCTAATTGCTTTAAAAACTGCACCATTTCACAAATTAGGTCATGCAATACTTATATACCACTGATGTAGGATTTTTAaaatgtcatccatccatccatccatccatccatttcctaccccttgtcccttttggggttgcagggggtgctggagcctatctcagctgcatctatAATCGTATCGACACACAACTAGATGTTATGTCAACTATTGCACTCTAGGGGTCAGTATGCACTCATGAAAAAAATTGTGTGATTTTCCCACCCATTTAAATAAGCACACGAACCAGATTTGAGTTTTATTTAGCTCCTGTCGAGACGCTTGTTAACGTGACGGTGCTGTAAAAATCTTTGGATAATTGGGGAGATTCTAAACACATTATTTTAGATTGATATATTTGTCTACCCATTTTTGATGCTATGGAGAAGAAACAATTTGCATCCTATGGCTCCTGCCTCGCCTTTATTTTCCTCTTCGTCCACACC carries:
- the LOC133648115 gene encoding protocadherin beta-16-like; translation: MESKRLASLGYSLAFFFFFLHTINGDVSYSIQEEMKRGSVIGNIAKDLGLSLDQFSARKARINPEGNNVQHCGINLNTGDLIVQERIDREGLCGKKTSCVLKQELVLGNPLELQHINIRILDINDNSPQFNEDSVKFEIQESAVKGAHFLLREAHDGDIGENAVQSYTLQQNDHFKLNVNTKPGGRKYCELVLDKELDREDEKDIMLSLTAYDGGSPQRSGTVVIHVTVLDANDNVPVFSQTVYKASLPENSPLDTLVITVSASDADEGLNSEITYAFDHVSDDNNNVFTLHPKTGDVRVAGVVDYEKMSSYEMQISAIDGLGLISYSSLIIEVIDTNDNAPVINLNSLSNPIPENVSPGTEVGIINVQDRDSEMNGQIHSSIQQNVPFKLVPSIKNYYHLVTTGQLDRELVSDYNITISATDEGSPPLSSSKRLHLTVADINDNPPVFEEQSYSAYVSENNKAGSTLCSVSARDPDWRQNGTVIYSLLAAEVNGAPVSSYVSVNGDTGVIHAVRSFDYEHLRSFKVHVMARDNGSPPLSSNVSVSVFISDVNDNSPQILYPSPEGNSFMTELVPKAAHGGSVVSKVIAVDADSGQNAWLSYHIVKSTDPGLFTIGLHSGEIRTQRDISESDSMKQNLIVAVKDNGQPPLSATCSMYLLISDNLAEVPELKDISYEENNSKLTSYLIISLVSVSTFFLTFIIIVLGVRFCRRRKPRLLFDGAVAIPSAYLPPNYADVDGTGTLRSTYNYDAYLTTGSRTSDFKFVSSYNDNTLPADQTLRKSPSDFDDDLHDSFDPLELKGNPLSHQEAKYRAFV
- the LOC133648116 gene encoding protocadherin beta-16-like, whose translation is MENKRFASNGYCLAFLFLFLNTINGDVSYSIPEEMKRGSVIGNIAKDLGLDLGQLSARKARIDPEDDNVQHCGINLNTGDLVVQERIDREGLCDKKASCVLKQELVLENPLELQRINIRVVDINDNSPQFNEDSLKFEIGESADKGARFLLGEAQDGDIGENAVQSYTLQQNDHFKLNVNTKPGGRKYCELVLDKELDREDEKDITLSLTAYDGGSPQRSGTVVIHVTVLDANDNVPVFSQTVYKASLPENSPLDTLVITVSASDADEGLNSEITYAFDHVSDDKRHAFTLHPKTGDVRVAGVVDYEKMSSYEMQISAKDGLGLVSYSTLIIDLIDVNDNAPLINIKSLSNPVPENVSPGTEVGIINVQDRDSEQNGQVRCSVQENVPFKLVPSVKNYYSLVTTGQLDRELASDYNITISATDEGSPPLSSSKSLHLSVADINDNPPVFEEQSYSAYVSENNKAGSTLCSVSAQDPDWRQNGTVIYSLLAADVNGASVSSYVSVNGDTGVIHAVRSFDYEHLRSFKVHVMARDNGSPPLSSNVSVSVFISDVNDNSPQILYPSPEGNSFMTELVPKAAHGGSVVSKVIAVDADSGQNAWLSYHIVKSTDPGLFTIGLHSGEIRTQRDISESDSMKQNLIVAVKDNGQPPLSATCSMYLLISDNLAEVPELKDISYEEKNSKLTSYLIIALVSVSTFFLTFIIIVLGVRFCRRRKPRLLFDGAVAIPSAYLPPNYADVDGTGTLRSTYNYDAYLTTGSRTSDFKFVSSYNDNTLPADQTLRKIPSDFDDELHDSFDPLEVGTFIIINHYCAGYA